One genomic segment of Pseudomonas chlororaphis subsp. aurantiaca includes these proteins:
- the rarD gene encoding EamA family transporter RarD, protein MSKGIALSVLASVLFAVMYFYTSLLAPLTGVEIFGWRMLLTAPCMTVFMLLSGEWRHVGAILKRLLGQPLLLLALPLSAALLGVQLWLFMWAPLNGYSLDVSLGYFLLPLTMVLTGRIVYGEQLSRLQKIAAGLATLGVLNELYQVGSFSWATLLVAIGYPVYFVLRKRLAADNLGGLWLDMALLLPIALWFVQGGEQGFAVVDQHPWLYLLIPLLGLISASALVAYIIASRLLPFSLFGLLSYVEPVLLLAVALLLGESIQAGEWLTYLPIWLAVLVLVYEGFKHLLRQRRS, encoded by the coding sequence TTGTCTAAAGGTATTGCTCTATCGGTCTTGGCGTCGGTGCTGTTTGCCGTCATGTATTTCTACACCTCCTTGCTGGCGCCCCTGACCGGGGTGGAGATTTTCGGCTGGCGCATGCTGCTCACCGCGCCGTGCATGACCGTGTTCATGCTGCTGAGCGGCGAATGGCGGCATGTCGGGGCCATCCTCAAGAGACTGCTGGGCCAACCGCTTCTGCTGCTGGCGCTGCCGCTGTCCGCGGCGCTGCTCGGGGTGCAGCTGTGGCTGTTCATGTGGGCGCCGTTGAATGGCTACAGCCTGGATGTGTCGCTGGGGTATTTTCTGCTGCCGCTGACCATGGTCCTGACCGGGCGCATCGTCTACGGCGAACAGCTGTCGCGGCTGCAAAAGATTGCCGCCGGCCTGGCGACCCTGGGGGTGCTCAACGAGCTGTATCAGGTGGGCAGTTTTTCCTGGGCGACCTTGTTGGTGGCCATCGGATATCCCGTCTATTTCGTGCTGCGCAAACGCCTGGCCGCCGACAACCTGGGCGGCCTGTGGCTCGACATGGCCCTGCTGCTGCCGATCGCGCTCTGGTTCGTGCAAGGCGGCGAGCAGGGGTTTGCCGTGGTCGATCAACACCCCTGGCTGTACCTGCTGATTCCGTTGCTGGGGTTGATCAGCGCCTCGGCGCTGGTGGCCTATATCATCGCCAGCCGCCTGCTGCCCTTCAGTCTGTTCGGCTTGTTGAGCTATGTCGAACCGGTGTTGCTGCTGGCCGTGGCCCTGCTGCTGGGAGAAAGCATCCAGGCCGGGGAATG
- a CDS encoding aldo/keto reductase gives MSYRILGHSGLHVSPLTLGTMMFGEQTSTEDSLRIIDKAWDQGINFIDTADVYTGGRSEEIVGEAIASQRDQWVLATKVGFGPADGVPNRSGLSRKHMFNGIDASLTRLGTDYIDIYYLHREDHNTPLEVTVSAIGDLLRHGKIRYWGLSNYRGWRIAEVIRVADRLGVDRPVISQPLYNIVNRQAETEQITAAQAYGLGVVPYSPLARGVLSGKYAPDVAPDSNSRAGRQDKRILETEWRVESLRIAQQIQQYTQGRGVGMVEFAIAWVLNNAAVSSAIVGPRTEAQWDAYTQALDVKISAEDEAFIDSLVTPGHASTPGFNDVSHFVSGRTPR, from the coding sequence ATGAGCTACCGCATCCTCGGCCATTCCGGGCTGCACGTGTCCCCCCTGACCCTCGGCACCATGATGTTCGGCGAACAGACCAGCACCGAGGACTCCCTGCGCATCATCGACAAGGCCTGGGACCAGGGCATCAATTTCATCGACACCGCGGACGTCTACACCGGCGGCCGTTCCGAAGAGATCGTCGGCGAAGCCATCGCCAGCCAGCGTGACCAATGGGTGCTGGCGACCAAGGTCGGCTTCGGCCCCGCCGATGGCGTGCCCAACCGCAGCGGCCTGAGCCGCAAGCACATGTTCAATGGCATCGACGCCAGCCTGACCCGCCTGGGCACCGACTACATCGACATCTACTACCTGCACCGCGAAGACCACAACACACCGCTGGAAGTGACGGTGTCGGCCATCGGCGACCTGCTGCGCCATGGCAAGATCCGCTACTGGGGCCTGTCCAACTACCGCGGCTGGCGCATCGCCGAGGTGATCCGCGTCGCCGACCGGCTCGGCGTCGACCGGCCGGTGATCAGCCAGCCGCTGTACAACATCGTCAACCGCCAGGCCGAGACCGAACAGATCACCGCGGCCCAGGCCTACGGGCTCGGCGTGGTGCCCTACAGCCCGCTGGCCCGTGGCGTGCTCAGCGGCAAGTACGCGCCGGATGTCGCCCCCGACAGCAACAGCCGCGCCGGGCGCCAGGACAAACGCATCCTGGAAACCGAATGGCGCGTCGAGTCGCTGCGCATCGCCCAGCAGATCCAGCAGTACACCCAGGGCCGCGGGGTCGGCATGGTCGAATTCGCCATCGCCTGGGTACTGAACAATGCCGCGGTCAGCTCGGCGATCGTCGGCCCGCGCACCGAGGCACAGTGGGACGCCTACACCCAGGCGCTGGACGTGAAGATCAGCGCCGAGGATGAAGCCTTCATCGATTCGCTGGTCACCCCGGGGCATGCCTCGACCCCGGGCTTCAACGACGTCAGCCACTTCGTCTCCGGACGTACGCCACGCTGA
- a CDS encoding LysR family transcriptional regulator: MSSILDLEVFVRTADSGSISAAARSLELTPAAASIALKRLETRLGMRLLARSTRSMRLTEEGRRYLDSVRVALAALAEGEQALKQQSQGLSGVLQLAAPSDFGRNLLLPWLDDFKREHPHIRLQLLLNDRHSDLFRETVDVALRFGVPGDSSLVALPILPRHHRLACASPDYLARHGTPQTPAELSEHSALIYLRNGRPYNSWHFSRDGEVQEVQVRGDYLSDDGEVARRWALAGHGIAYKAWLDVASDIRAGRLMPLLGDWQGESVPLNLLCPHRLQVSERVKALQRFLQARCQLLAG, translated from the coding sequence ATGAGCTCGATTCTCGACCTTGAAGTCTTCGTCCGCACTGCCGACTCCGGCAGCATTTCCGCCGCCGCCCGCAGCCTGGAGTTGACCCCCGCCGCCGCCAGCATCGCCCTCAAGCGCCTGGAAACCCGCCTGGGCATGCGCCTGCTGGCGCGCTCGACCCGCAGCATGCGCCTCACCGAAGAAGGCCGGCGCTACCTGGACAGTGTGCGCGTGGCACTGGCGGCCCTGGCGGAGGGCGAACAGGCCCTGAAGCAGCAGAGCCAGGGCCTCAGCGGTGTGCTGCAACTGGCGGCGCCATCGGACTTCGGGCGCAACCTGTTGCTGCCCTGGCTGGACGATTTCAAGCGCGAGCACCCGCATATCCGCCTGCAATTGTTGCTCAACGACCGCCACAGCGACCTGTTCCGCGAGACCGTCGACGTCGCCCTGCGCTTCGGCGTGCCCGGCGACTCCAGCCTGGTGGCCCTGCCGATCCTGCCCCGGCATCACCGGCTGGCCTGCGCCAGCCCCGACTACCTGGCGCGCCACGGCACCCCGCAGACTCCCGCCGAGCTGAGCGAGCACAGCGCCCTGATCTATCTGCGCAACGGCCGTCCCTACAACAGCTGGCATTTCAGCCGCGACGGCGAGGTGCAGGAAGTCCAGGTGCGCGGCGACTACCTCAGCGACGACGGCGAAGTGGCGCGGCGCTGGGCCCTGGCCGGCCATGGCATCGCCTACAAGGCCTGGCTCGACGTGGCCAGCGACATCCGCGCCGGGCGCCTGATGCCCCTGCTCGGCGACTGGCAGGGCGAAAGCGTGCCGCTCAACCTGCTGTGCCCGCACCGTTTGCAGGTCTCGGAACGGGTAAAGGCGCTGCAACGCTTTTTACAGGCCCGCTGCCAACTGCTGGCCGGATAA
- a CDS encoding acyl-CoA synthetase, translating into MTAPISLARLSDIQALEQQQPLAQRNLPASTYELLQRSASRFGERTALTFLPQGSIQDQPWNISYAELFAQVTRTANALHRLGIRPGKAVSFLLPNLPQTHYVIWGGEAAGIVNAINPLLEPEHIAELVRASRTTVLVTLAPFPGTDLWQKVANLRERLPELEAIVTIDLANLLPEPQRRAIKSQRPAMPEGVLDFDTLLAACPADHLESGRVIQPDDIASYFHTGGTTGTPKLAPHSHLNEVAMAEIIGLHGDYDSDDVLLCGLPLFHVNGVMVTGLSAFHRGARVLLAGPQGYRNPTLIKDFWHLVERYRVSCFSGVPTIYAALLQVPNDGIDVSSLRFAVCGAAPMPVELIRQFEARSGLKIIEGYGLTEGTCATSCNPQDGERRPGSIGLRLPYCEVKIAVLDSDGHYLRDAATDEPGNVCLRGPTVFKGYLQADKNQGLWLDGGWFNTGDLGRIDRDGYIWLTGRSKDLIIRGGHNIDPQMIEEALHRHPAVAMAAAVGKPDIKAGELPVVYVQLKAGASADPAELLEHAARHIHERAALPKDVWLLEQIPLTAVGKTFKPALRLDAIRRVFEDEVRQVADGIRVEAVSDERHGQRVDVHVPGLDATRRAALDQRLSGYAVRYQLHSA; encoded by the coding sequence ATGACCGCGCCCATCTCCCTCGCCCGCCTGAGCGACATCCAAGCCCTCGAACAACAGCAGCCCCTGGCCCAGCGCAATCTTCCCGCCAGCACCTATGAACTGTTGCAACGCTCGGCCAGCCGTTTCGGCGAGCGCACCGCCCTGACCTTCCTGCCCCAGGGCAGCATCCAGGACCAGCCCTGGAACATCAGCTACGCCGAATTGTTCGCCCAGGTCACCCGCACCGCCAACGCCCTGCACCGGCTGGGCATCCGCCCGGGCAAGGCGGTGTCCTTCCTGCTACCCAACCTGCCACAGACCCATTACGTGATCTGGGGCGGCGAGGCCGCCGGAATCGTCAACGCCATCAACCCGCTGCTGGAGCCGGAACACATCGCCGAACTGGTCCGCGCCTCGCGCACCACGGTGCTGGTGACCCTGGCGCCCTTCCCCGGCACCGACCTCTGGCAGAAGGTCGCCAACCTGCGCGAGCGCCTGCCGGAGCTGGAGGCCATCGTCACCATCGACCTGGCCAATCTGCTGCCCGAGCCGCAACGCAGGGCGATCAAGAGCCAGCGCCCGGCGATGCCCGAGGGCGTGCTGGACTTCGACACCCTGCTCGCCGCCTGCCCCGCCGACCATCTGGAAAGCGGCCGGGTGATCCAGCCGGACGACATCGCCTCGTACTTCCACACCGGCGGGACCACCGGCACGCCGAAACTGGCGCCCCACAGCCACCTCAATGAAGTGGCGATGGCCGAGATCATCGGCCTGCACGGCGACTACGACAGCGACGATGTGCTGCTCTGCGGACTGCCGCTGTTCCATGTCAACGGGGTGATGGTCACCGGCCTGTCCGCCTTCCACCGGGGCGCCCGGGTGCTGCTGGCCGGCCCCCAGGGCTATCGCAACCCGACGCTGATCAAGGATTTCTGGCACCTGGTGGAGCGTTATCGGGTCAGCTGTTTCAGCGGCGTGCCGACTATCTATGCCGCCTTGCTGCAGGTGCCCAACGACGGCATCGACGTTTCCAGCCTGCGCTTTGCCGTGTGTGGCGCCGCGCCCATGCCGGTGGAACTGATCCGCCAGTTCGAAGCGCGCTCGGGGCTGAAAATCATCGAGGGCTATGGCCTCACCGAAGGGACCTGCGCCACCAGCTGCAACCCCCAGGACGGCGAACGCCGCCCCGGCTCCATCGGTCTGCGCCTGCCGTATTGCGAGGTCAAGATCGCCGTGCTCGACAGCGACGGCCATTACCTGCGCGACGCCGCCACCGACGAGCCCGGCAATGTCTGCCTGCGCGGGCCGACGGTGTTCAAGGGTTATCTGCAGGCCGACAAGAACCAGGGCCTGTGGCTCGACGGCGGCTGGTTCAACACCGGCGACCTGGGGCGCATCGACCGGGACGGCTACATCTGGCTCACCGGGCGCAGCAAGGACCTGATCATCCGCGGCGGCCACAACATCGACCCGCAGATGATCGAAGAAGCCCTGCACCGCCACCCGGCCGTGGCCATGGCCGCGGCGGTGGGCAAGCCGGACATCAAGGCCGGCGAGCTGCCGGTGGTGTACGTCCAGCTCAAGGCCGGCGCCAGCGCCGATCCGGCCGAACTGCTGGAGCACGCTGCGCGGCATATCCATGAACGGGCCGCGCTGCCCAAGGACGTCTGGCTGCTCGAGCAGATCCCCCTGACGGCCGTGGGCAAGACCTTCAAGCCGGCCCTGCGCCTGGACGCCATTCGCCGGGTGTTCGAGGACGAGGTGCGCCAGGTTGCCGATGGCATCCGCGTCGAAGCCGTCAGCGACGAGCGCCACGGACAACGGGTGGATGTCCATGTGCCTGGCCTGGACGCGACCCGCCGCGCGGCCCTGGACCAGCGCCTGAGCGGTTACGCGGTGCGCTACCAGTTGCATTCGGCCTGA
- a CDS encoding MFS transporter → MSQSAAATLATDDDKNAVYKRITLRLIPFIFICYLFNYLDRVNVGFAKLQMLDALKFSETVYGLGAGIFFIGYVLCGVPSNLALNKFGPRRWIALMMITWGTLSTCLLFVTTPTQFYTLRLFTGAAEAGFFPGVVLYLSQWFPSFRRGRIMALFMSAIPVSGLLGSPFSGWILNHFAAGQGGMAGWQWMFLLQGIPTVILGALAYFLLNDNFAHAKWLSPQERALLEADQAEDAARKPRTTGDSLAAVFKNPAIWAFGLIYFCIQSGVYAINFWLPSIIKNLGFSDNLVIGWLSAIPYLLAALFMLMVGRSADLRQERRWHLVVPMLMGAIGLLIAVNFAANPTIAILGLTLATMGALTGLPMFWPVPTALLSAGAAAGGLALINSMGQMAGFLSPYIVGWVKDSTGSTDAALYLLAGVIVAGSLLALRMTRALKR, encoded by the coding sequence ATGTCACAGAGCGCCGCTGCCACCCTGGCCACCGATGACGATAAAAATGCCGTCTACAAGCGCATCACCCTGCGCCTGATCCCCTTCATCTTCATCTGCTACCTGTTCAACTACCTCGACCGGGTGAACGTCGGCTTTGCCAAGCTGCAGATGCTCGATGCCCTGAAATTCAGCGAAACCGTCTACGGCCTCGGTGCCGGGATCTTCTTCATCGGCTACGTGCTGTGCGGCGTGCCGAGCAACCTGGCGCTGAACAAGTTCGGCCCGCGGCGCTGGATCGCGCTGATGATGATCACCTGGGGCACACTGTCGACCTGCCTGCTGTTCGTCACCACCCCGACCCAGTTCTACACCCTGCGCCTGTTCACCGGCGCCGCCGAGGCCGGCTTCTTCCCCGGCGTGGTGCTGTACCTCTCGCAGTGGTTCCCGAGCTTCCGCCGCGGCCGCATCATGGCCCTGTTCATGTCGGCGATCCCGGTGTCCGGCCTGCTCGGCAGCCCGTTCTCCGGCTGGATCCTCAACCACTTCGCCGCGGGCCAGGGCGGCATGGCCGGCTGGCAGTGGATGTTCCTGCTGCAGGGCATCCCTACCGTGATCCTCGGCGCCCTGGCGTACTTCCTGCTCAATGACAATTTCGCCCACGCCAAGTGGCTGAGCCCGCAGGAACGCGCGCTGCTGGAAGCCGACCAGGCCGAAGACGCCGCGCGCAAGCCGCGGACCACCGGCGACTCCCTGGCGGCGGTGTTCAAGAACCCGGCCATCTGGGCCTTCGGCCTGATCTACTTCTGCATCCAGAGCGGCGTGTACGCCATCAACTTCTGGCTGCCGTCGATCATCAAGAACCTCGGTTTCAGCGACAACCTGGTGATCGGCTGGCTCAGCGCCATTCCGTATCTGCTGGCAGCGCTGTTCATGCTGATGGTCGGTCGCTCGGCCGACCTGCGCCAGGAACGCCGCTGGCACCTGGTGGTACCTATGCTGATGGGCGCCATCGGCTTGCTGATCGCGGTCAACTTCGCCGCCAACCCGACCATCGCCATCCTCGGCCTGACCCTCGCCACCATGGGCGCCCTCACCGGCCTGCCGATGTTCTGGCCGGTGCCGACCGCGCTGCTGAGCGCCGGCGCCGCCGCGGGTGGCCTGGCGCTGATCAACTCCATGGGCCAGATGGCCGGTTTCCTCAGCCCCTACATCGTCGGCTGGGTCAAAGACAGCACCGGCTCCACCGATGCCGCGCTGTACCTGCTGGCCGGTGTCATCGTCGCCGGCAGCCTGCTGGCCCTGCGCATGACCCGCGCGCTGAAACGCTGA
- a CDS encoding sugar diacid recognition domain-containing protein, translated as MFELDHDLAQDIVDRTMAILPYNVNVMDSQGLILGSGEPERINTRHEGAQLVLANGRVVEIDAQTAKHLKGVQPGINLPLLHDQRLIGVLGITGEPELLRTYAELVRMTAEMLVGQRHQQAEQQWRRQRCDDLLALLLSDSGDSPRLMDEAQQMGLKPQLPRTPYLFELGPEQGAGQTVEALSAWLMSRYPDSWCVSSAKSSLLWCRPATLSVDNPRLLEKLDSLGWNILRIAVGGQADGLAGLRRCYRRVGDLLAYGRDVLPHSRLLTLNRFRLPVMLWRHRNDDALDELLSPLRKVIAKDSNGQLLATLRSWCDHDGQSQACADALGIHRNSLRYRMERIAELSGVDPLKLDGMLALYLGVQLLPQSSE; from the coding sequence ATGTTCGAACTGGATCACGACCTGGCGCAGGATATCGTCGACCGGACGATGGCCATCCTGCCCTACAACGTCAACGTCATGGACAGCCAGGGCCTGATCCTTGGCAGCGGCGAGCCCGAGCGCATCAACACCCGTCACGAAGGCGCACAGCTGGTGCTGGCCAACGGCCGGGTGGTGGAGATCGACGCGCAGACCGCCAAGCACCTCAAGGGCGTGCAACCGGGGATCAACCTGCCGTTGCTGCACGACCAGCGGTTGATCGGCGTGCTGGGTATCACCGGCGAGCCGGAACTGTTGCGCACCTATGCCGAGCTGGTGCGCATGACCGCCGAGATGCTGGTGGGCCAGCGTCACCAGCAGGCCGAACAGCAATGGCGCCGCCAGCGTTGCGACGACTTGCTGGCGCTGCTGCTCAGCGACAGCGGGGATTCGCCGCGGCTGATGGACGAGGCGCAACAGATGGGGCTCAAGCCGCAGCTGCCGCGCACGCCTTACCTGTTCGAGCTGGGTCCGGAGCAAGGGGCGGGGCAGACCGTCGAGGCCCTGAGCGCCTGGCTGATGTCGCGTTACCCGGACAGCTGGTGCGTCAGCTCGGCCAAGTCCTCGTTGCTGTGGTGCCGGCCGGCGACCCTGAGCGTCGACAACCCGCGGCTGCTGGAAAAGCTCGACAGCCTGGGCTGGAACATCCTGCGCATCGCCGTGGGCGGCCAGGCCGACGGGCTGGCGGGGCTGCGCCGCTGCTACCGGCGGGTCGGCGACTTGCTCGCCTATGGCCGCGACGTGCTGCCCCATTCGCGCTTGCTGACCCTCAATCGCTTCCGTCTGCCGGTGATGCTTTGGCGCCACCGCAATGACGATGCCCTGGACGAGTTGCTCAGCCCCTTGCGCAAGGTCATCGCCAAGGACAGCAATGGCCAGCTGCTGGCGACCCTGCGCAGCTGGTGCGACCACGACGGCCAGAGCCAGGCCTGCGCCGACGCCCTGGGCATCCACCGCAACAGCCTGCGCTACCGCATGGAGCGCATCGCCGAACTCAGCGGCGTCGACCCGCTCAAGCTCGACGGCATGCTGGCGCTGTACCTGGGGGTGCAGTTGTTGCCGCAGAGCAGCGAGTAA
- a CDS encoding glycerate kinase, whose translation MKIIIAPDSFKDSLSASGVASAIADGLARVWPHAQLIQRPMADGGEGTVESILDACEGQLRTTRVQGPLGAPVDARWGWLPQSQTAIIEMAEASGLQLVPPGQRDACTSSTFGTGELIRAALDAGARRVILAIGGSATNDAGSGALQALGVRLLDGDGQALPLGGLALARVARVDLSHLDPRLAEVRFEIAADVDNPLCGPHGASAIFGPQKGASPQQVEQLDRALGQFADQAARVLGKDVRDESGSGAAGGLGFAAKAFLGARFRPGVEVVAELVGLAEAVQGADLVITGEGRFDAQTLRGKTPFGVARIAKQHNVPVIVIAGTLGEGYEQMYEYGVDAAFALAAGPMTLEQACAEAPRLLRDRAADIARVWRLAARQG comes from the coding sequence ATGAAAATCATCATCGCCCCCGACTCCTTCAAGGACAGCCTGAGTGCCTCTGGCGTGGCCAGCGCCATCGCCGACGGGCTGGCGCGGGTGTGGCCGCACGCGCAGCTGATCCAGCGTCCGATGGCGGACGGCGGCGAGGGCACCGTGGAATCGATCCTCGATGCCTGCGAGGGCCAGTTGCGTACCACCCGGGTCCAGGGGCCGCTGGGGGCACCGGTGGACGCGCGCTGGGGCTGGCTGCCGCAGAGCCAGACCGCGATCATCGAAATGGCCGAGGCCAGTGGCCTGCAACTGGTGCCGCCGGGCCAGCGCGATGCCTGCACCAGCAGCACCTTCGGCACCGGCGAGTTGATCCGCGCGGCCCTGGATGCCGGCGCGCGGCGGGTGATCCTGGCCATCGGCGGCAGCGCCACCAACGACGCCGGCAGCGGTGCCTTGCAGGCACTGGGTGTGCGCCTGCTGGATGGCGATGGCCAGGCTCTGCCTCTGGGCGGCCTGGCCCTGGCGCGAGTGGCGCGGGTCGACCTGAGCCACCTTGACCCACGGCTGGCCGAGGTGCGTTTCGAGATCGCCGCCGACGTCGACAACCCGCTGTGCGGCCCCCACGGCGCCTCGGCGATTTTCGGCCCGCAAAAGGGTGCGTCGCCACAGCAGGTCGAACAGCTGGACCGCGCCCTCGGCCAGTTCGCCGACCAGGCCGCGCGTGTGCTGGGCAAGGATGTGCGCGACGAGTCGGGCAGCGGCGCCGCCGGCGGCCTGGGGTTCGCCGCCAAGGCGTTCCTCGGCGCGCGGTTTCGTCCGGGGGTGGAAGTGGTGGCGGAGCTGGTGGGGCTGGCCGAGGCCGTGCAGGGCGCGGACCTGGTGATTACCGGCGAAGGTCGCTTCGACGCCCAGACCCTGCGCGGCAAGACCCCCTTTGGCGTGGCGCGTATCGCCAAGCAGCACAATGTGCCGGTGATCGTGATCGCCGGGACTCTGGGCGAAGGCTACGAGCAGATGTATGAGTACGGCGTGGATGCGGCCTTTGCCCTGGCCGCCGGCCCCATGACCCTGGAACAGGCCTGCGCCGAAGCGCCACGCTTGCTGCGGGACAGGGCCGCGGATATCGCCCGGGTCTGGCGTCTGGCGGCGCGTCAGGGCTGA
- the hpaI gene encoding 4-hydroxy-2-oxoheptanedioate aldolase, whose product MQLPINHFKQRLRQDAPQIGLWLGLANAYCAELAANAGFDWLLLDGEHAPNDLNSLLGQLQAIAPYPVQGIIRPPVGDTTLIKQLLDIGAQTLLIPMVENVEQARQLVRAMRYPPAGIRGVGSALARASRWNSIPGYLDQADEQMCLLLQIENLEGLANLDAIAALDGVDGLFIGPADLSAAMGHRGNPGHPEVVAAIEDAIARIRKTGKAAGILSADRALAQRYIELGANFVAVGVDTTVLMKGLQGLLGQYKEVAAPTSGGGVY is encoded by the coding sequence ATGCAACTGCCGATCAATCATTTCAAGCAACGCCTGCGGCAGGACGCGCCGCAGATCGGCCTGTGGCTGGGCCTGGCCAATGCCTATTGCGCGGAGCTGGCGGCCAACGCCGGTTTCGACTGGCTGCTGCTGGACGGCGAACACGCGCCCAACGACCTCAACAGCCTGCTCGGCCAGTTGCAGGCCATCGCGCCCTACCCGGTGCAAGGCATCATTCGCCCGCCGGTGGGCGACACCACGCTGATCAAGCAACTGCTGGATATCGGCGCCCAGACCCTGCTGATCCCCATGGTCGAAAACGTCGAACAGGCCCGGCAGCTGGTGCGCGCCATGCGTTATCCGCCAGCGGGCATTCGTGGCGTCGGCAGCGCCCTGGCCCGGGCCTCGCGCTGGAACAGCATTCCCGGTTACCTGGACCAGGCCGATGAGCAGATGTGCCTGCTGCTGCAGATCGAGAACCTCGAAGGCCTGGCCAATCTGGATGCCATCGCTGCCCTGGACGGGGTCGATGGTTTGTTTATTGGCCCGGCCGATCTCTCGGCGGCCATGGGTCATCGCGGCAACCCGGGGCATCCCGAGGTGGTCGCGGCAATCGAAGACGCCATCGCACGGATCCGCAAGACCGGCAAGGCGGCCGGGATCCTCAGCGCCGACCGGGCATTGGCGCAGCGCTATATCGAGCTGGGGGCGAACTTCGTCGCGGTGGGAGTGGACACCACGGTGCTGATGAAGGGGTTGCAGGGGTTACTGGGACAGTACAAGGAGGTGGCGGCGCCTACCTCGGGGGGCGGGGTTTACTAA
- the hpaH gene encoding 2-oxo-hept-4-ene-1,7-dioate hydratase yields the protein MLSPSDIQQTAARLDAAERNREQIAQLSLEFPGITIEDAYAIQRSWVEHKIRAGRKLVGHKIGLTSRAMQVSSNISEPDFGALLDDMLFEEGSDIPFQRFIVPRVEVELAFILGTPLKGPNCTLFDVLDATEWVIPALEIIDARIQQVDPRTQATRKVFDTISDNAANAGVVMGGRAVRPNDIDLRKVPAVLYRNGVIEESGVSAAVLNHPAKGVAWLANRLAAYDVGLEAGQIILGGSFTRPVAARPGDTFHVDYDPLGSIACRFV from the coding sequence ATGCTCAGCCCTTCGGACATCCAGCAGACCGCCGCCCGCCTCGACGCCGCCGAACGCAACCGGGAACAGATCGCCCAGCTGTCGCTGGAGTTTCCCGGCATCACCATCGAGGACGCCTACGCCATCCAGCGCAGCTGGGTGGAACACAAGATCCGCGCCGGGCGCAAGCTGGTCGGGCACAAGATCGGCCTGACCTCACGGGCCATGCAGGTTTCGTCGAACATCAGCGAGCCGGACTTCGGCGCCCTGCTGGACGACATGTTGTTCGAGGAAGGCAGCGACATTCCCTTCCAGCGCTTTATCGTGCCGCGGGTCGAGGTGGAGCTGGCGTTCATCCTCGGCACGCCGCTCAAGGGCCCGAACTGCACGCTGTTCGATGTGCTCGATGCCACCGAGTGGGTGATCCCGGCCCTGGAGATCATCGACGCGCGCATCCAGCAGGTCGACCCGCGGACCCAGGCCACGCGCAAGGTGTTCGACACCATTTCCGACAACGCCGCCAACGCCGGGGTGGTGATGGGTGGCCGCGCGGTGCGCCCCAACGATATCGACCTGCGCAAGGTGCCGGCGGTGCTCTATCGCAACGGGGTGATCGAGGAATCCGGGGTGTCCGCCGCGGTGCTCAACCACCCGGCCAAGGGCGTAGCCTGGCTGGCCAACAGGCTGGCGGCCTACGACGTCGGCCTGGAAGCCGGGCAGATCATCCTCGGCGGCTCCTTCACCCGCCCGGTGGCCGCCCGTCCCGGCGATACCTTCCACGTCGACTACGACCCGCTCGGCAGCATCGCCTGCCGTTTTGTCTGA